Genomic segment of Oceanimonas sp. GK1:
TTCAGTGCCACCACCGAGCCGCATTCCGACAGGCCATAGCCTTCCACCGCCGGAATGCCCACCGCCTGTGCCCGGCGCAGCAAATCCGACGCCACATGACCGCCACCCACCGCCACCAGCCGCAGCGAGGTGGTCAGCTCGGGTTGTTGCAGGCACAGGCCGGTGAGCAGACGCAGCAGCTCGGGCACCAGCACCAGGCTGTGGGGCCGCCAGTGAGCCAGGGCAGCGGCCAGCACGGCGGGGTCGAGCCGGCTGGAGCCGGTAAAGCCCACCTCGGCCAGCCCGGGCAGGGTGGCGGTGGCCCCCAGCCACAGCGGCAGATACAACCCGGCCAGGTTTTCCAGCAGGGTACTCAGGGGCAGCAGGGTCAGATGGCGTTCTACCGGCGTACCCGCCAGCCTCTCGGCCAGGGCGCGCACCGTGGTGATTTGCTGGGCCAGGCTCAGGCACACGCCCTTGGGGCGGCCGGTGGTGCCCGAGGTATAGGTGATTTTGGCGGTGCCCGCGGGCAGGGCCACCGGCGAAGCCACCTCGCGGCGCCAGCCGCTGAGGCCGTGGGCCAGTTCGAGCGGCTGCCAACCGTCGGTGGCCGGGCCTATCAAAGTGTCGGCGCCGCTGCTGTCGAGCAACCATTGGCGCTGTTCGGCACTGAAAAATCCGGGCACCGGCACCACCACCAGCCCGGTCTGGGCGCAGGCCAGATCACACAGCGCCCAGTCGATGCCGTTGTCCAGCTGCAGCGCCAGCCGCCGGGTGCCGGCGCGCTGCAAGGCATCGGCCAGCTCATGGATGCGGGCCGGCAGCTCCCGGTAGCGGATCTGTGCCCTGGTGCTTTGCAGGGCGATGGCATCCTCCCGTTGTTGGGCGT
This window contains:
- a CDS encoding AMP-binding protein; amino-acid sequence: MTTLFRRLAEHAQQREDAIALQSTRAQIRYRELPARIHELADALQRAGTRRLALQLDNGIDWALCDLACAQTGLVVVPVPGFFSAEQRQWLLDSSGADTLIGPATDGWQPLELAHGLSGWRREVASPVALPAGTAKITYTSGTTGRPKGVCLSLAQQITTVRALAERLAGTPVERHLTLLPLSTLLENLAGLYLPLWLGATATLPGLAEVGFTGSSRLDPAVLAAALAHWRPHSLVLVPELLRLLTGLCLQQPELTTSLRLVAVGGGHVASDLLRRAQAVGIPAVEGYGLSECGSVVALNTPECSRPGSVGRPLDHLAVHIAEDGEIHVRGGAMLGYLGGPAAPADIATGDLGRLDNDGFLYITGRRKHVQITAFGRNFSPEWVEAEAQGCSAIERLVIIGDGLPANLALVQPLPGRENALPGQIAALNAKLPDYARIHHWLVPSPGLAEAGLLTANGRPRREAIRQAYADHIHHLTGVRP